In Aptenodytes patagonicus chromosome 8, bAptPat1.pri.cur, whole genome shotgun sequence, a genomic segment contains:
- the TMEM115 gene encoding transmembrane protein 115, whose amino-acid sequence MRRYLPVARQHFLAALAGTSVVVKSLSAAVLLLYLLSFGLDTAYGLGVTPGYLLPPNFWVWTLLTHGLVEERAWGLAASLATLGAAGRLLEPLWGALELLVFFAVVNVSVGLLGALAYFLTYVASFHLAYLFTIRIHGGLGFLGGVLVALKQTMGDSTVLKVPQVRMKAVPMLLLLLLALLRLAALVESNILASYGFGLLSSWVYLRFYQRHSRGRGDMSDHFAFATFFPEILQPVVGLVANLVHSILVKVKVCRKTVKRYDVGAPSSITISLPGTDPQDAERRRQLALKALNERLKRVEDQSAWPSMEDDEEEAGAKADSPLLPDPSAAGKGAGQESSLITFQDAPSQL is encoded by the exons ATGCGGCGGTACCTGCCGGTGGCCCGGCAGCACTTCCTGGCGGCGCTGGCCGGCACCAGCGTGGTGGTGAAGTCGCTGAGCGCCGCCGTCCTCCTCCTCTACCTGCTCTCCTTCGGCCTGGACACGGCCTACGGCCTGGGGGTGACCCCCGGCTACCTCCTGCCCCCCAACTTCTGGGTCTGGACGCTGCTGACGCACGGGCTGGTGGAGGAGCGGGCCTGGGGCCTGGCGGCCAGCCTGGCCACGCTGGGGGCGGCCGGCCGGCTGCTGGAGCCCCTCTGGGGCGCCCTGGAGCTGCTGGTCTTCTTCGCGGTGGTGAACGTCTCGGTGGGGCTCCTGGGGGCCCTCGCCTACTTCCTCACCTATGTGGCCTCCTTCCACCTCGCCTACCTGTTCACCATCCGCATCCACGGCGGGCTGGGCTTCCTCGGGGGAGTCTTGGTGGCCCTCAAGCAGACGATGGGGGACAGCACCGTCCTGAAGGTGCCCCAGGTCAGAATGAAGGCAGTCCCCatgctcctgctccttctcctggctctgctgcggCTCGCCGCCCTCGTCGAGAGCAATATACTGGCCTCGTACGGCTTCGGGCTCCTCTCCAGCTGGGTCTATCTCCGTTTCTACCAGCGGCACAGTAGAGGCCGGGGAGACATGTCCGACCACTTCGCCTTTGCCACTTTCTTCCCCGAGATTTTGCAGCCCGTGGTGGGTCTGGTGGCCAACCTGGTGCACAGCATCCTGGTGAAGGTGAAGGTCTGCCGCAAGACGGTCAAACGCTACGACGTGGGCGCCCCGTCGTCCATCACCATCAGCCTGCCGGGGACGGACCCGCAGGATGCCGAGAGGAGAAG GCAGCTGGCCCTGAAGGCCCTGAACGAGCGGCTGAAGCGTGTGGAGGACCAGTCGGCCTGGCCTAGCATGGAGGATGACGAGGAGGAGGCGGGGGCGAAGGCCGACAGCCCACTGCTGCCCGACCCCAGTGCGGCCGGGAAGGGCGCCGGCCAGGAGTCCAGCCTCATCACCTTCCAGGATGCCCCGTCCCAGCTGTGA
- the CYB561D2 gene encoding transmembrane reductase CYB561D2, whose protein sequence is MALTAETESRLYRSLRAAAGAAAHLVALGFPTAVAVLARPGSSLFSWHPLLMALAFSFLMTEALLIFSPETSLLRSFSRKVKVRVHWALQLLALLCALLGLGIITYNKHLNGKAHFVTWHGLTGLLTVLYASGQCAGGVLLLYPKLMKNWTLAKLKLYHATSGLVGYLLGCASLMLGMCSLWFTASVTSVSWYLTMLCPLLTSLVIMNQVSNAYLYRKRSQH, encoded by the exons ATGGCCCTGACGGCCGAGACCGAGTCCCGGCTGTATCGCTCGctgcgcgccgccgccggcgctgCCGCCCACCTCGTGGCGCTGGGCTTCCCCACCGCCGTGGCCGTGCTGGCGCGGCCCGGATCCA GCCTCTTCTCCTGGCACCCGCTGCTCATGGCCCTCGCG TTCTCGTTCCTGATGACGGAAGCCCTGCTGATATTCTCCCCGGAGACCTCGTTGCTCCGCTCCTTCTCCCGCAAAGTCAAAGTGCGGGTGCACTGGGCCCTCCAGCTGCTCGCCCTCCTCTGCGCCCTCCTGGGGCTGGGCATCATCACCTACAACAAGCACCTGAACGGCAAGGCCCACTTCGTGACCTGGCATGGCCTGACGGGGCTGCTGACCGTGCTGTACGCCAGCGGGCAGTGCGCAGGGGGGGTGCTCCTGCTCTACCCCAAGCTGATGAAGAACTGGACGCTGGCCAAGCTCAAGCTGTACCACGCGACCTCGGGGCTGGTGGGCTACCTGCTGGGCTGTGCCAGCCTGATGCTGGGCATGTGCTCCCTGTGGTTCACCGCATCGGTGACCAGCGTCTCCTGGTACCTCACCATGCTGTGTCCCCTTCTCACCAGCCTGGTTATCATGAACCAGGTGAGCAATGCCTACCTGTACCGCAAGCGGAGCCAGCACTGA
- the NPRL2 gene encoding GATOR1 complex protein NPRL2: MGGRIECVFFSEFHPTLGPKITYQVPEDFISRELFDTIQVYVITKPELQNKLITVTAMEKKLIGCPVCIEHKKYSRNALLFNLGFVCDARAKACVLEPIVKKLAGYLTTLELESGFISNEESKQKLVPIMTILLEELNAKGKCTLPIDESNTIHLKVIEQRPDPPIVQEYDVPVFTQDKDDFFNSQWDLTTQQILPYIDGFRHVQKISAEADVELNLVRIAVQNLLYYGVVTLVSILQYSNVYCTTPKVQDLVDDKCLQEECLSYVTKQGHKRASLRDVFQLYCGLSPGTTVRDLISRYTLQLQRVDERRLIQFGLMKGLIRRLQKYPVKVARDERSHPARLYTGCHSYDEICCKTGMSYKELDERLENDPNIIVCWK; encoded by the exons ATGGGCGGCAGGATCGAGTGCGTCTTCTTCAGCGAGTTCCACCCCACGCTGGGGCCCAAGATCACCTACCAG GTCCCGGAGGACTTCATCTCTCGGGAGCTCTTTGACACTATCCAGGTGTACGTCATCACGAAGCCTGAGCTGCAGAACAAGCTGATCACCGT GACGGCCATGGAGAAGAAGCTGATCGGCTGCCCCGTGTGTATCGAGCACAAGAAGTACAGCCGAAACGCTCTGCTCTTCAACCTGGGCTTTGTGTGCGATGCCAGAGCCAAGGCCTGTGTGCTGGAGCCCATAGTGAAGAAGCTGGCTGGCTACCTCACCACCCTTGAG CTGGAAAGCGGATTCATCTCCAACGAGGAGAGTAAACAGAAGCTGGTTCCCATCATGACCATCCTGCTGGAGGAGCTGAATGCCAAAGGAAAGTGCACCCTGCCCATAG ATGAGTCGAACACCATCCACCTGAAGGTGATCGAGCAGCGTCCGGACCCCCCCATTGTGCAGGAGTATGATGTCCCCGTCTTCACCCAAGACAAGGATGACTTCTTCAACTCCCAGTGGGATCTCACCACGCAGCAG ATCCTGCCCTACATCGACGGCTTTCGGCACGTCCAGAAGATTTCTGCAGAAGCTGATGTGGAGCTGAACTTGGTGCGCATTGCTGTGCAAAACCTGCT GTACTACGGGGTTGTCACACTCGTCTCCATACTCCAG TACTCCAACGTCTACTGCACCACGCCAAAGGTCCAGGACCTGGTGGATGACAAGTGTCTCCAGGAAGAGTGTCTGTCCTACGTCACCAAACAAG GGCACAAGCGAGCCAGCCTCAGGGACGTCTTCCAGCTGTACTGCGGGCTGAGCCCTGGCACGACGGTGCGAGACCTCATCTCCCGCTACACCCTGCAGCTCCAGAGGGTGGACGAGAG GAGGCTCATCCAGTTTGGCTTGATGAAAGGCCTTATCCGGCGGCTACAGAAATACCCCGTCAAGGTCGCCCGGGATGAGCGGAGCCACCCAGCCCGGCTGTACACGGGCTGCCACAGCTACGATGAGATCTGCTGCAAGACCG GCATGAGTTACAAGGAGCTGGATGAGCGCCTGGAGAACGACCCCAACATCATTGTGTGCTGGAAGTGA
- the ZMYND10 gene encoding zinc finger MYND domain-containing protein 10 isoform X2, with the protein MAATGPAPLLPAEAEALVRALQGTELRDAGGQGWLRQHECVEKLNMHAILSASTGQEQLLTELLVTYAKVPVLIGELISVEIWKHKIFPVLCRLEDFKPRSTFPIYVVLHHEASIINLLETVFFYKEICESAEDSILDLIDYCHRKLTLLAGRSANGQTVTPVELRPEDLASPSSMQELQKQAETMEFEISLKALSVLRFITDQVESLPLSALTRMLNTHNLPCLLVELVEHCPWSCREAGKLKKFENGVWHVVPPEDEVKMTKLDGQVWLALLNLLLSPECQRKYHFDGFNKSQLLKLRAFLTDVLVDQLPNLVEMQRFLSHLAVTEPASPKKDLVLEQVPVIWDHILKKNVGKWEAIAKHQVKRVFSPTEEELKLQACRACQVQHWQKHKAACNLMAGAPRRADDL; encoded by the exons ATGGCCGCCACCGGGCCGGCGCCGTTGCTGCCCGCCGAGGCCGAGGCGCTGGTGCGGGCGCTGCAGGGCACCGAGCTGCGGGACGCCGGCGGGCAGGG ATGGCTTCGGCAGCACGAGTGTGTGGAGAAGCTCAACATGCACGCCATCCTGAGCGCCTCCACgggccaggagcagctcctcacCGAGCTGCTGGTCACCTACGCCAAG GTTCCTGTTCTCATTGGGGAGCTGATCTCTGTGGAGATCTGGAAGCACAAGATCTTTCCCGTGCTGTGCCGGCTGGAGGACTTCAAGCCAAGAAGCACCTTCCCCATCTACGTGGTG CTGCATCATGAAGCCTCCATCATTAACCTCTTGGAGACAGTGTTTTTTTACAAG GAGATCTGCGAGTCAGCAGAGGACAGCATTCTGGATTTAATTGATTATTGCCACCGAAAACTGACCCTGCTCGCAGGTCGGAGCGCCAACGGACAGACAGTGACCCCAGTGGAGCTTCGTCCCGAGGATCTGGCCAGCCCCTCGTCCATGCAG GAGCTGCAGAAGCAGGCAGAGACAATGGAGTTTGAGATTTCCCTGAAAGCCCTGTCCGTACTGCGGTTCATCACCGATCAGGTGGAGAG TCTGCCCCTGAGTGCGCTGACACGGATGCTGAACACCCACAACCTGCCCTGCCTCCTTGTTGAGCTGGTGGAGCATTGCCCCTGGAGCTGCCGTGAAGCAG GCAAGCTCAAGAAGTTTGAGAATGGCGTGTGGCACGTGGTGCCCCCTGAAGACGAGGTGAAGATGACCAAACTCGATGGGCAGGTGTGGCTTGCCCTCCtcaacctcctgctcagcccCGAATGCCAGCGCAAATACCACTTTGATGGCTTCAACAAGAGCCAGCTCCTCAAG CTCCGTGCGTTCCTGACAGATGTCCTCGTTGACCAGCTGCCCAACCTGGTGGAGATGCAGAGATTTCTGAGCCACCTCGCAGTGACAGAGCCGGCTTCCCCCAAAAAGGATCTTGTCCTGGAGCAG GTTCCCGTCATCTGGGACCACATCCTCAAGAAAAACGTGGGGAAGTGGGAGGCCATTGCCAAGCACCAGGTGAAGCGCGTCTTCAGCCCCACCGAGGAGGAGCTGAAGCTCCAGGCATGCAG GGCGTGCCAGGTCCAGCACTGGCAGAAGCACAAAGCTGCCTGCAACCTGATGGCCGGGGCGCCGAGGAGAGCAGACGACCTCTAA
- the ZMYND10 gene encoding zinc finger MYND domain-containing protein 10 isoform X1 has protein sequence MAATGPAPLLPAEAEALVRALQGTELRDAGGQGWLRQHECVEKLNMHAILSASTGQEQLLTELLVTYAKVPVLIGELISVEIWKHKIFPVLCRLEDFKPRSTFPIYVVLHHEASIINLLETVFFYKEICESAEDSILDLIDYCHRKLTLLAGRSANGQTVTPVELRPEDLASPSSMQELQKQAETMEFEISLKALSVLRFITDQVESLPLSALTRMLNTHNLPCLLVELVEHCPWSCREAGKLKKFENGVWHVVPPEDEVKMTKLDGQVWLALLNLLLSPECQRKYHFDGFNKSQLLKLRAFLTDVLVDQLPNLVEMQRFLSHLAVTEPASPKKDLVLEQVPVIWDHILKKNVGKWEAIAKHQVKRVFSPTEEELKLQACRWAQTYSLDMMEALAPDKPRCRVCGVEAAKRCSRCRNEWYCTRACQVQHWQKHKAACNLMAGAPRRADDL, from the exons ATGGCCGCCACCGGGCCGGCGCCGTTGCTGCCCGCCGAGGCCGAGGCGCTGGTGCGGGCGCTGCAGGGCACCGAGCTGCGGGACGCCGGCGGGCAGGG ATGGCTTCGGCAGCACGAGTGTGTGGAGAAGCTCAACATGCACGCCATCCTGAGCGCCTCCACgggccaggagcagctcctcacCGAGCTGCTGGTCACCTACGCCAAG GTTCCTGTTCTCATTGGGGAGCTGATCTCTGTGGAGATCTGGAAGCACAAGATCTTTCCCGTGCTGTGCCGGCTGGAGGACTTCAAGCCAAGAAGCACCTTCCCCATCTACGTGGTG CTGCATCATGAAGCCTCCATCATTAACCTCTTGGAGACAGTGTTTTTTTACAAG GAGATCTGCGAGTCAGCAGAGGACAGCATTCTGGATTTAATTGATTATTGCCACCGAAAACTGACCCTGCTCGCAGGTCGGAGCGCCAACGGACAGACAGTGACCCCAGTGGAGCTTCGTCCCGAGGATCTGGCCAGCCCCTCGTCCATGCAG GAGCTGCAGAAGCAGGCAGAGACAATGGAGTTTGAGATTTCCCTGAAAGCCCTGTCCGTACTGCGGTTCATCACCGATCAGGTGGAGAG TCTGCCCCTGAGTGCGCTGACACGGATGCTGAACACCCACAACCTGCCCTGCCTCCTTGTTGAGCTGGTGGAGCATTGCCCCTGGAGCTGCCGTGAAGCAG GCAAGCTCAAGAAGTTTGAGAATGGCGTGTGGCACGTGGTGCCCCCTGAAGACGAGGTGAAGATGACCAAACTCGATGGGCAGGTGTGGCTTGCCCTCCtcaacctcctgctcagcccCGAATGCCAGCGCAAATACCACTTTGATGGCTTCAACAAGAGCCAGCTCCTCAAG CTCCGTGCGTTCCTGACAGATGTCCTCGTTGACCAGCTGCCCAACCTGGTGGAGATGCAGAGATTTCTGAGCCACCTCGCAGTGACAGAGCCGGCTTCCCCCAAAAAGGATCTTGTCCTGGAGCAG GTTCCCGTCATCTGGGACCACATCCTCAAGAAAAACGTGGGGAAGTGGGAGGCCATTGCCAAGCACCAGGTGAAGCGCGTCTTCAGCCCCACCGAGGAGGAGCTGAAGCTCCAGGCATGCAG GTGGGCACAGACCTATAGCCTGGACATGATGGAGGCTCTGGCCCCCGACAAGCCCCGCTGCAGGGTGTGCGGTGTGGAGGCGGCCAAGCGGTGCTCTCGCTGCCGGAACGAGTGGTACTGCACGCG GGCGTGCCAGGTCCAGCACTGGCAGAAGCACAAAGCTGCCTGCAACCTGATGGCCGGGGCGCCGAGGAGAGCAGACGACCTCTAA
- the ZMYND10 gene encoding zinc finger MYND domain-containing protein 10 isoform X3: MHAILSASTGQEQLLTELLVTYAKVPVLIGELISVEIWKHKIFPVLCRLEDFKPRSTFPIYVVLHHEASIINLLETVFFYKEICESAEDSILDLIDYCHRKLTLLAGRSANGQTVTPVELRPEDLASPSSMQELQKQAETMEFEISLKALSVLRFITDQVESLPLSALTRMLNTHNLPCLLVELVEHCPWSCREAGKLKKFENGVWHVVPPEDEVKMTKLDGQVWLALLNLLLSPECQRKYHFDGFNKSQLLKLRAFLTDVLVDQLPNLVEMQRFLSHLAVTEPASPKKDLVLEQVPVIWDHILKKNVGKWEAIAKHQVKRVFSPTEEELKLQACRWAQTYSLDMMEALAPDKPRCRVCGVEAAKRCSRCRNEWYCTRACQVQHWQKHKAACNLMAGAPRRADDL; this comes from the exons ATGCACGCCATCCTGAGCGCCTCCACgggccaggagcagctcctcacCGAGCTGCTGGTCACCTACGCCAAG GTTCCTGTTCTCATTGGGGAGCTGATCTCTGTGGAGATCTGGAAGCACAAGATCTTTCCCGTGCTGTGCCGGCTGGAGGACTTCAAGCCAAGAAGCACCTTCCCCATCTACGTGGTG CTGCATCATGAAGCCTCCATCATTAACCTCTTGGAGACAGTGTTTTTTTACAAG GAGATCTGCGAGTCAGCAGAGGACAGCATTCTGGATTTAATTGATTATTGCCACCGAAAACTGACCCTGCTCGCAGGTCGGAGCGCCAACGGACAGACAGTGACCCCAGTGGAGCTTCGTCCCGAGGATCTGGCCAGCCCCTCGTCCATGCAG GAGCTGCAGAAGCAGGCAGAGACAATGGAGTTTGAGATTTCCCTGAAAGCCCTGTCCGTACTGCGGTTCATCACCGATCAGGTGGAGAG TCTGCCCCTGAGTGCGCTGACACGGATGCTGAACACCCACAACCTGCCCTGCCTCCTTGTTGAGCTGGTGGAGCATTGCCCCTGGAGCTGCCGTGAAGCAG GCAAGCTCAAGAAGTTTGAGAATGGCGTGTGGCACGTGGTGCCCCCTGAAGACGAGGTGAAGATGACCAAACTCGATGGGCAGGTGTGGCTTGCCCTCCtcaacctcctgctcagcccCGAATGCCAGCGCAAATACCACTTTGATGGCTTCAACAAGAGCCAGCTCCTCAAG CTCCGTGCGTTCCTGACAGATGTCCTCGTTGACCAGCTGCCCAACCTGGTGGAGATGCAGAGATTTCTGAGCCACCTCGCAGTGACAGAGCCGGCTTCCCCCAAAAAGGATCTTGTCCTGGAGCAG GTTCCCGTCATCTGGGACCACATCCTCAAGAAAAACGTGGGGAAGTGGGAGGCCATTGCCAAGCACCAGGTGAAGCGCGTCTTCAGCCCCACCGAGGAGGAGCTGAAGCTCCAGGCATGCAG GTGGGCACAGACCTATAGCCTGGACATGATGGAGGCTCTGGCCCCCGACAAGCCCCGCTGCAGGGTGTGCGGTGTGGAGGCGGCCAAGCGGTGCTCTCGCTGCCGGAACGAGTGGTACTGCACGCG GGCGTGCCAGGTCCAGCACTGGCAGAAGCACAAAGCTGCCTGCAACCTGATGGCCGGGGCGCCGAGGAGAGCAGACGACCTCTAA
- the RASSF1 gene encoding ras association domain-containing protein 1 produces MELIELRELQPEPRPGRGRLERTNALRISPARRPGPGPGPGAGAHPDPRLTAAPGAGHRFEPRRRGLHTWCDLCGDFVWGGGRKSLQCRHCSFTCHYRCRALVRLDCSGPPGAGDEDDGTEQALEKDTNVDEPSEWEKAELDQAQVEQRIKEYNSQINSNLFMSLNKDGSYTGFIKVQLKLVRPVSVPATKRVPSLQAGRPGPRAQGVKRRTSFYLPKGTVKHLHILSHTRASEVIDALLRKFTVVDNPRKFALFERSEKDEQVYLRKLADEEQPLRLRLLAGPSEKVLSFVLKENETGEVNWDAFTLPELHNFLRILQREEEEHVRQLRHRYARCRQKMQEVLATRTPG; encoded by the exons aTGGAGCTCATCGAGCTGCGGGAGCTGCAGCCggagccgcggccgggccggggccgcctgGAGCGGACCAACGCGTTGCGCATCAGCCcggcccgccggcccggccccggccccggccccggcgccggaGCGCACCCCGACCCGCGGCTGACGGCGGCACCGGGCGCCGGGCACCGCTTCGAGCCGCGGCGCCGCGGGCTCCACACCTGGTGCGACCTCTGCGGGGACTTCGTCTGGGGCGGCGGCAGGAAGAGCCTCCAGTGCCGCC acTGCAGCTTCACCTGCCACTACCGGTGCCGGGCCCTGGTGCGGCTGGACTGCAGTGGCCCCCCGGGCGCCGGCGATGAGGACGATGGCACGGAGCAGGCGCTGGAGAAGGACACCAATGTG GATGAGCCCAGCGAGTGGGAGAAGGCAGAGCTGGACCAGGCGCAGGTGGAGCAGCGGATCAAGGAGTACAACAGCCAGATCAACAGCAACCTCTTCATGAGCCTG AACAAGGACGGCTCCTACACTGGCTTCATCAAGGTGCAGCTGAAGCTGGTGCGCCCCGTCTCGGTGCCGGCCACCAAGCGGGTCCCCTCCCTGcaggcggggcggccggggccgcgcgCCCAGGGGGTGAAGCGTCGCACGTCCTTCTACCTGCCCAAGGGGACCGTCAAGCACCTGCACATCCTCTCGCACACCCGCGCCAGCGAGGTCATCGACGCCCTCCTTCGCAAGTTCACCGTCGTCGACAATCCCCGCAAGTTCGCCCTCTTCGAGAGGTCCGAGAAGGATGAGCAAG TGTACCTGCGGAAGCTGGCGGACGAGGAGCAGCCCCTGCGGCTGCGGCTGTTGGCCGGCCCCAGCGAGAAGGTGCTCAGCTTCGTCCTGAAGGAGAACGAGACCGGGGAGGTGAAC TGGGACGCCTTCACGCTGCCGGAGCTGCACAACTTCCTGCGCATcctgcagcgggaggaggaggagcacgTGCGCCAGCTGCGGCACCGCTACGCCCGCTGTCGCCAGAAGATGCAGGAGGTGCTGGCCACGCGCACGCCGGGGTGA
- the TUSC2 gene encoding tumor suppressor candidate 2, whose amino-acid sequence MGASGSKSRGLWPFASPAAGGGGAEGPGGQQALARARAARAATPFVFTRRGSMYYDEDGDLAHEFYEETIVTKNGRKRAKLKRIHKNLIPQGIVKLEHPRIHVDFPVIICEV is encoded by the exons atgggCGCCAGCGGCTCCAAGTCGCGGGGTCTGTGGCCCTTCGcctccccggcggcgggcggcggcggcgccgaggGCCCCGGCGGGCAGCAGGCCCTGGCCCGGGCGCGGGCCGCGCGCGCTGCCACCCCCTTCGTCTTCACACGCCGCGG CTCCATGTATTACGATGAGGACGGGGATCTCGCCCACGAGTTCTACGAGGAGACAATCGTTACAAAGAATGGGAGGAAGCGTGCCAAGCTGAAGAGGATCCACAAGAACCTGATACCTCAG GGCATAGTGAAACTAGAGCACCCTCGCATTCACGTGGATTTCCCGGTGATCATCTGCGAGGTGTGA
- the LOC143164053 gene encoding hyaluronidase-2-like, whose translation MRGGCVAAVALPWLALLALAWQPPEKPSAAPLLTRRPFLVAWNVPTQDCKPRFQVSLDFSLFDLHASPNEGFVGQNLTIFYKERLGLYPYYTSQRVAVNGGVPQNSSLSEHLARLQEGISKYIRSPAKEGLAVIDWEEWRPIWARNWKPKDIYREVSQQLVYERQPTWSREEVNKQAVFEFESAARQFMVSTLRVAKSFRPKQLWGYYLFPDCYNHDYSKNKESYTGQCPDVEKTRNDQLAWLWRESMALYPSIYLDLLLASTPNSRKFVRARVMEAMRISQQHHDGYSLPVFVYTRPTYIRKLDVLSQLDLISTIGESAALGAAGAIFWGDADYTKNRDSCQIIKNYLEGDLGRYIVNVTTAAQLCSTALCQGRGRCLRQDSTADVFLHLNSTSFQLRRRDGNHPQRPLFWAEGQLSLADTLFLRTHFRCHCYQGWQGSGCQVPAGPRSDAPDPLAPLGLGVLLLLASWC comes from the exons ATGCGCGGGGGCTGCGTGGCGGCGGTGGCCCTGCCCTGGCTGGCCCTGCTGGCCCTGGCCTGGCAGCCCCCCGAGAAGCCGTCGGCTGCCCCCCTGCTCACCCGCCGGCCCTTCCTGGTGGCCTGGAATGTGCCCACCCAGGACTGCAAGCCCCGCTTCCAGGTGTCCCTCGACTTCAGCCTCTTCGACCTGCACGCCTCCCCCAATGAGGGCTTCGTGGGGCAGAACCTCACCATCTTCTACAAGGAGCGCCTGGGGCTCTACCCCTACTACACCAGCCAGCGTGTGGCCGTCAACGGCGGCGTCCCCCAAAACAGCAGCCTGTCTGAGCACCTCGCCCGTCTCCAGGAGGGCATCAGCAAGTACATCCGCTCGCCCGCCAAGGAGGGGCTGGCCGTCATcgactgggaggagtggcggcCCATCTGGGCTCGCAACTGGAAGCCCAAGGACATCTACCGGGAGGTGTCTCAGCAGCTGGTGTACGAGCGGCAGCCCACCTGGTCCCGCGAGGAGGTGAACAAGCAGGCGGTGTTCGAGTTCGAGTCGGCCGCCCGGCAGTTCATGGTGAGCACCCTGCGCGTGGCCAAGAGCTTCCGCCCCAAGCAGCTCTGGGGGTACTACCTCTTCCCCGACTGCTACAACCACGACTACAGCAAGAACAAGGAGAGCTACACCGGGCAGTGCCCAGATGTGGAGAAGACACGCAACGACCAGCTGGCATGGCTCTGGAGGGAGAGCATGGCCCTCTACCCCTCCATCTACCTCGACCTGCTCCTGGCATCCACCCCCAACAGCCGCAAGTTCGTGCGGGCGCGGGTGATGGAGGCCATGCGCATCTCGCAGCAGCACCACGACGGCTACTCGCTTCCTGTCTTTGTCTACACCCGGCCCACCTACATCCGCAAGCTGGATGTGCTCAGCCAG ctggACCTGATATCCACCATTGGAGAGAGTGCGGCGCTGGGTGCAGCTGGGGCCATTTTCTGGGGTGACGCGGACTACACCAAAAACCGG GACTCATGCCAGATCATCAAGAACTACCTGGAGGGGGACCTGGGCCGCTACATCGTGAATGTCACGACGGcggcacagctctgcagcacagcgCTGTGTcagggccggggccgctgcctgCGCCAGGACAGCACTGCTGATGTCTTCCTCCACCTCAACTCCACCAGCTTCCAGCTGCGGCGCCGGGATGGGAACCACCCCCAGCGCCCCCTCTTCTGGGCCGAGGGCCAGCTGTCCCTGGCTGATACACTCTTCCTACGGACCCACTTCCGCTGCCACTGCtaccagggctggcagggcagcggCTGCCAGGTGCCTGCTGGCCCCCGCAGTGATGCCCCTGACCCCCTGGCACCGCTGGGACTTGGGGTGCTGTTGCTGCTTGCAAGCTGGTGCTAA